A stretch of Alkalicella caledoniensis DNA encodes these proteins:
- the rodA gene encoding rod shape-determining protein RodA produces the protein MFDKKTLENFDIPLLIAILALAIIGILVVHSASIGYTQVPRNHYLKMQIIWVVVGLIIMTIVMVFDYRDFGGVIYLIYGANVVLLLSVIFLGDERLGAQRWIQLGPFGLQPSEFAKSAVIITLGYLLSREHIKIESLFDLILPGIHVAVPMLLIFMQPDLGTSLVFIAITFAMLFIAGLKWKQIAILGTVGVVGAIFAFHNILKDYQKIRIIVFRDPYKYYFSDGFQIIQSKIAVGSGRLFGNGYLAGTQSEYRFLPEAHTDFVFSVIGEEFGLLGSTVVLLLFLFVIYRILHIGMQSSDSYGTYICVGVATLLAFQVLVNVGMTLSIMPVTGLPLPFITYGGSTTMSTMIAMGLVLNVGLRRERKTIF, from the coding sequence TTGTTTGATAAAAAAACATTAGAGAATTTTGACATACCATTACTTATTGCAATACTAGCGCTAGCTATTATAGGTATACTTGTTGTGCATTCGGCATCCATAGGATATACACAGGTTCCCAGAAACCACTACCTTAAAATGCAAATCATTTGGGTTGTAGTAGGACTTATAATAATGACCATAGTAATGGTTTTTGATTATAGAGACTTTGGTGGAGTTATATATCTGATATATGGAGCAAATGTAGTATTACTCCTATCAGTTATTTTTTTAGGTGATGAACGCTTAGGCGCACAAAGGTGGATTCAGCTAGGTCCCTTTGGTTTACAACCATCAGAATTTGCAAAATCTGCTGTTATAATAACACTAGGTTATCTTTTATCTAGGGAACACATAAAAATTGAATCACTATTTGACCTTATACTTCCTGGTATACATGTGGCAGTGCCAATGCTACTAATATTTATGCAGCCTGACCTAGGTACCTCCTTAGTTTTTATTGCCATAACCTTTGCCATGCTTTTTATTGCAGGTTTAAAATGGAAGCAAATTGCCATCTTAGGTACAGTAGGTGTAGTTGGAGCTATTTTTGCATTTCATAACATTCTAAAAGATTATCAAAAAATAAGAATTATAGTTTTCAGGGATCCATATAAGTACTACTTCAGCGATGGCTTCCAAATTATACAATCAAAAATAGCTGTTGGGTCAGGACGGTTGTTCGGGAATGGCTACCTTGCAGGTACTCAAAGTGAATACAGATTTTTGCCTGAAGCCCATACTGATTTCGTTTTTTCAGTTATAGGAGAAGAATTTGGTCTTTTAGGTAGTACGGTTGTACTGTTACTGTTTTTATTTGTAATATACCGTATACTCCATATCGGTATGCAATCATCAGATAGCTATGGTACCTATATATGTGTAGGTGTAGCCACACTACTAGCATTTCAAGTGTTAGTAAATGTAGGCATGACCCTATCTATAATGCCAGTAACAGGTCTACCACTTCCCTTCATAACATATGGAGGAAGTACCACCATGTCAACAATGATTGCCATGGGACTAGTGCTAAATGTGGGGCTAAGGAGAGAAAGAAAAACTATATTCTAA
- a CDS encoding septum site-determining protein MinC, protein MKRLTFQAKGTKKAVEIHVKTEDLSLFISQFEEYIKANLDFFHGGKFEIIGIESSLDLEQKLSELESKYPITTKVVTRKKFDPTLLNSTNFTNYHLKTIRSGQSITYDGDVVLLGDVNSGGEIRATGSITISGTLRGIAHCGYPNNNQCFIIASKMNSTQLRIGENISSVGSQSFFQKEARIAYLKENEIKITSISEWQKRGE, encoded by the coding sequence ATGAAACGACTGACATTTCAAGCAAAAGGCACAAAAAAAGCAGTTGAGATCCATGTAAAAACAGAAGACCTTAGTCTATTTATAAGCCAGTTTGAAGAATATATAAAGGCTAATCTAGACTTTTTTCATGGTGGGAAATTTGAAATAATAGGTATTGAAAGTAGCCTAGATCTAGAACAAAAACTTAGTGAATTAGAAAGTAAATACCCCATTACCACAAAAGTAGTAACAAGAAAGAAATTTGATCCTACACTTCTTAATTCAACTAACTTTACAAACTATCACTTAAAAACCATAAGATCAGGACAGAGTATTACATACGATGGTGATGTAGTCCTACTTGGGGATGTAAACAGTGGCGGAGAAATCAGAGCTACTGGTAGTATAACAATTTCAGGCACATTAAGGGGTATAGCACACTGTGGTTACCCAAATAACAATCAGTGTTTTATAATAGCTTCTAAAATGAACAGCACACAACTGCGAATAGGTGAAAACATTTCATCTGTAGGTAGCCAATCTTTCTTCCAAAAGGAAGCTAGAATAGCTTACCTTAAAGAAAATGAGATTAAAATTACCAGTATCAGTGAATGGCAAAAGAGAGGAGAATGA
- a CDS encoding IS1182 family transposase → MSFIQGTDRKQKTMFPDCIEDYIGEDNPVRVIDEYVKLVNMSAFTKSKEHRRGAPGYHPSVLLKLYLYGYVNGIRSSRKLETESHRNIEVVWLLQKLKPDFKTIADFRKENKTQLKQVFKDFTKLCKDLKLLGEEFIAIDGTKIQANNSKKNNFSKKKIQRHKQYIEDKVNSYLDLLESSDKDDSPKLKYTPEEIQQKIEKLKERKIKFEELEKKLQDSESNEISTVDEDARLMDNKNNGVTVAYNIQTAVDSKHSIIVAYDVTNNPADQGNLNSLAEKAKDIFGKRKLEVAADKGYYQADDLMKCERNETTVYLPKQSYSNATGDKDFYGDKFTYVPEKDLYICPLGHELRRINHKSKEPKRIKYRNYDACKNCESKSKCTTAAKGRIINRSPNQDFLDTIDARTEANMDKYLQRQMIVEHPYGTIKRTMNAGYFLTRGMDSVTTETALVLLAYNFKRVINIIGVKELLRILVALRPTLSLYFYMFKSYCTKRQEIYG, encoded by the coding sequence ATGTCATTTATACAAGGTACAGATAGAAAGCAAAAAACAATGTTTCCTGACTGCATAGAAGATTACATAGGTGAGGATAATCCCGTTAGGGTAATTGATGAATACGTAAAACTGGTCAATATGAGTGCATTCACTAAATCAAAGGAACACCGCAGAGGTGCACCAGGATATCATCCCTCTGTTTTATTGAAGTTATATCTATATGGGTATGTAAATGGCATAAGATCATCTAGAAAGCTAGAAACAGAATCTCACAGGAATATAGAAGTGGTTTGGCTATTACAAAAACTAAAACCTGATTTTAAAACAATAGCTGATTTCAGGAAAGAAAATAAAACTCAGCTAAAACAAGTTTTCAAGGATTTTACTAAGTTGTGTAAGGATCTCAAACTATTAGGCGAGGAATTCATAGCAATAGATGGGACTAAAATTCAAGCTAATAATTCAAAGAAGAATAATTTCTCAAAGAAAAAAATACAAAGACACAAACAATATATCGAAGATAAGGTTAATTCCTATCTAGATTTGTTAGAAAGCAGTGACAAAGACGATTCACCTAAACTTAAGTATACACCTGAAGAAATTCAGCAAAAAATTGAAAAACTCAAGGAGCGTAAAATTAAATTTGAAGAGTTGGAAAAAAAACTACAGGATAGCGAAAGTAATGAAATATCTACAGTTGACGAAGATGCTAGGCTTATGGACAACAAAAACAATGGTGTTACTGTAGCATATAACATACAAACAGCTGTAGACTCTAAGCATAGTATTATAGTGGCATATGATGTTACAAACAATCCCGCAGATCAAGGTAATCTAAATTCACTTGCAGAAAAGGCTAAAGATATATTTGGAAAAAGGAAACTTGAAGTAGCAGCAGATAAAGGCTATTACCAAGCAGACGACCTTATGAAATGTGAGAGAAACGAAACAACAGTCTATTTGCCAAAACAGTCGTATTCTAACGCCACAGGAGACAAAGATTTCTACGGAGATAAATTTACTTATGTGCCTGAAAAAGACTTATATATTTGTCCTTTGGGCCATGAATTACGCAGAATAAACCACAAATCAAAAGAACCAAAAAGAATAAAATATAGAAACTACGATGCCTGTAAAAACTGTGAATCAAAAAGCAAATGCACCACTGCAGCCAAAGGCAGGATAATAAATCGGTCACCTAACCAAGATTTTTTGGATACTATAGATGCTAGAACAGAAGCAAATATGGACAAATACCTACAAAGGCAGATGATTGTTGAGCATCCTTATGGAACCATCAAAAGGACAATGAATGCTGGGTATTTTTTAACAAGAGGGATGGATTCTGTAACTACAGAGACAGCCCTAGTTTTGCTAGCCTATAATTTTAAAAGAGTAATAAATATTATAGGAGTGAAAGAACTACTAAGGATATTAGTAGCTCTTAGACCCACTTTATCATTGTATTTTTATATGTTTAAGTCATATTGCACCAAAAGACAGGAAATTTACGGCTAA
- the minD gene encoding septum site-determining protein MinD: MAKIIVITSGKGGVGKTTTTANLGTALAMLNKKVVLIDTDLGLRNLDMVLGLENRIVYDIVEVANGIVPVRKALVKDKKFPDLYLLPASQKSDKTSLSPEQMIKICEQLKEDFDFILIDCPAGIEQGFQTAIAPADHALIVTTPDMSAVRDADRVVGLVEASGISEPHLIVNRVRPAMIKKGDMLDIVDIVEVLSIDLLGFVPEEEKIISSTNKGEPVVLDHSSRAATAYRNMAQRLNGVKVPLMPFEDQGIFKKMFKKLGILG, encoded by the coding sequence ATGGCAAAAATCATTGTAATTACATCAGGCAAAGGTGGAGTTGGTAAGACCACCACAACTGCTAATTTAGGAACAGCATTAGCAATGTTAAACAAAAAAGTTGTTTTGATTGATACTGATCTAGGGCTTAGAAACTTAGATATGGTACTAGGCTTAGAAAATAGAATCGTCTATGATATTGTGGAGGTAGCCAATGGAATAGTTCCAGTAAGGAAAGCTCTGGTTAAAGATAAAAAGTTCCCAGATTTATACCTACTACCTGCCTCGCAAAAAAGTGACAAAACTTCACTATCTCCAGAGCAGATGATTAAAATATGTGAGCAGCTAAAAGAAGATTTTGACTTTATACTTATCGACTGTCCTGCAGGTATAGAGCAAGGTTTCCAAACAGCCATAGCACCAGCTGACCATGCTCTTATAGTAACAACTCCAGACATGTCAGCAGTACGAGACGCTGACAGGGTAGTGGGTTTAGTTGAAGCCAGTGGCATAAGTGAACCTCACTTAATAGTAAATAGAGTGAGGCCTGCAATGATTAAAAAAGGGGATATGTTAGATATAGTAGATATAGTAGAAGTACTATCCATAGACCTTTTAGGATTTGTACCAGAAGAAGAAAAGATTATATCATCTACAAACAAAGGTGAGCCTGTTGTGTTAGACCATAGCTCAAGAGCTGCCACTGCATACAGGAATATGGCACAAAGATTAAATGGAGTTAAAGTACCATTAATGCCATTTGAAGATCAAGGAATATTTAAAAAAATGTTCAAAAAATTAGGGATTTTAGGTTAA
- a CDS encoding M50 family metallopeptidase, with the protein MYIGKIAGLKIKISFLFLILIVTMGFFGMLIDGILMFLVVIVHELGHVIVAKKKYYGVESIEILPIGGVATINQSHYNQSSDEWYIALAGPMNNIFFIIVLVYLKDLIPYHDKLINYNMSLFFFNLLPAFPLDGGRLLKAHLTKEKSVYQSSRIVASLGILIGLVFVFLGIYYIKIEQTGFIYLGILGLFLTIAAYNEFKSTKYLPIKYSITKEVNTTNIRDGSLLICDNTALVKDIMKEIQTNKELIICVVDEAGEIIDMITEKTVIQAYQKGNGSKSIIEIFNTI; encoded by the coding sequence ATGTACATAGGAAAAATAGCAGGTCTGAAAATTAAGATAAGCTTTCTATTTCTCATACTCATAGTTACTATGGGCTTTTTTGGCATGTTGATAGACGGTATACTAATGTTTTTAGTTGTAATAGTCCATGAATTAGGACATGTAATTGTTGCAAAAAAAAAATATTACGGTGTGGAGAGTATTGAAATTTTACCTATAGGAGGAGTTGCTACAATAAACCAATCCCACTATAATCAAAGCTCTGATGAGTGGTATATTGCGTTAGCTGGACCTATGAATAACATTTTTTTTATAATTGTACTGGTTTATTTAAAAGATCTTATACCATATCATGATAAGCTTATAAACTATAATATGTCTTTGTTCTTTTTTAATTTGCTACCTGCCTTCCCATTAGATGGTGGTAGGTTACTTAAGGCTCACTTAACAAAAGAAAAGTCTGTTTATCAGTCAAGTAGGATTGTTGCCTCATTAGGTATACTAATAGGCTTGGTTTTTGTGTTTCTAGGTATTTATTATATAAAAATAGAGCAAACTGGCTTCATATATCTAGGAATATTAGGATTATTTCTAACAATAGCTGCATATAATGAGTTCAAGTCAACGAAGTATTTACCAATCAAATATAGCATTACTAAAGAGGTAAACACTACTAATATAAGGGATGGATCCCTTTTAATTTGTGACAACACAGCATTAGTCAAAGACATAATGAAAGAAATACAAACAAATAAAGAATTAATAATTTGTGTAGTAGACGAAGCCGGGGAAATCATAGACATGATAACAGAGAAAACAGTAATTCAAGCATATCAAAAAGGAAATGGGAGCAAATCAATCATCGAAATATTCAACACAATCTAG
- the minE gene encoding cell division topological specificity factor MinE, with amino-acid sequence MGLFKRDITSSMSKDIAKDRLKFVLIHDRTKVNPEVLGKIKEEMLQVIKKYLDVDMDGCEILLKNDRRNAILEANIPISNKEEL; translated from the coding sequence ATGGGTCTTTTTAAAAGAGATATAACATCAAGTATGTCTAAAGATATCGCAAAAGATAGACTGAAATTCGTGCTAATCCATGATAGAACTAAAGTAAACCCTGAAGTATTAGGTAAGATAAAAGAAGAAATGCTACAGGTCATTAAAAAATATCTAGATGTGGATATGGACGGATGCGAAATACTACTAAAAAATGATAGAAGAAATGCCATATTAGAAGCAAATATACCCATTTCAAATAAAGAAGAATTGTAA